One stretch of Nicotiana tabacum cultivar K326 chromosome 18, ASM71507v2, whole genome shotgun sequence DNA includes these proteins:
- the LOC107794224 gene encoding putative ascorbate-specific transmembrane electron transporter 1: MPSKSYRVSPVPMTLFAHLLFIAITTLMLVWLLHFREGLDFTSTNKPKIFNIHPLLMVIGFLLLAGEAIMAYTTVPTSSKKHKLYHMILHFIALVAAVIGLYAVFKYHNESGIPHMYTFHSWIGLSTIILFALQWLLSFLTFLFPGARTSTRLRVAPWHALIGIIIFLLAIVAAETGLVQKFIFLGLTRNQEGLILNFTALLILLFGISVGVAVLLPGRGY, encoded by the exons ATGCCGAGCAAGAGTTACAGAGTGTCTCCAGTGCCAATGACTTTGTTTGCACACTTGTTGTTCATAGCTATCACAACACTGATGCTAGTCTGGCTTTTGCATTTCAGAGAAGGCCTTGATTTCACTTCAACCAACAAACCCAAGATTTTCAAT ATTCATCCATTGCTTATGGTTATCGGGTTTCTCTTATTAGCTGGAGAAG CAATAATGGCATACACCACAGTTCCAACATCAAGCAAGAAGCACAAGTTGTATCACATGATTCTTCATTTCATTGCTCTTGTTGCTGCGGTTATTGGTCTCTACGCTGTTTTCAAATATCATAACGAATCTGGAATTCCTCATATGTATACCTTTCACTCCTGGATTGGCCTTTCCACCATCATTCTCTTCGCTTTGCAG TGGCTATTATCATTTTTGACCTTCTTATTTCCTGGGGCGCGAACGTCAACAAGGTTAAGAGTGGCTCCATGGCATGCCCTAATTGGGATAATCATCTTCTTGTTGGCAATCGTAGCTGCAGAGACAGGCTTGGTGCAGAAATTCATATTCTTGGGGCTTACAAGGAACCAAGAAGGACTTATCCTTAATTTTACTGCGCTTTTAATACTCCTCTTTGGAATTTCAGTTGGTGTTGCTGTTCTCCTACCCGGTCGTGGTTATTAG